GTACTTTGTATCGTATACAGGGAAGAGAacatttttaatgtaaaatccAATATTCTGTACAGGTTCTTCTCGTGCATAAGGCATCAAAGGGCAGTTTCTCACGAGTGTTTGATTTCGAGGCGAACGACCTCACCGGCGAGGATTCAGATTCTCGCACTAGGTGAATGAAGTTTGTAATTACGTTCTCATTTCTCTTCACTCAATTACCAGCAATAATTCAATTTCCTCGGAAACCTTATATGTATTCGGTTTTGTTCACGCAGTCCATTCGAGGGCAGATTCCCTATAAATGTCGGCATCACTTGTTATGTCGCTACTACCGGCGAGGTAAATGCACTGGTTAACAGAGCAATGTATTATCATAATACTTTGTCCGATTTCACAATTTATGaccgaaaatattttattgcgtTTCCTTAGACCGTGAATATACCGAACGCCTACGAAGATCCAAGATTCGATCCTTCAGTAGATGATGGTTCTGGTTTTAGACATCGTACTATTCTCTGCATGCCCATCAAGAACTCGTCGGGTCAGATTATCGGCGTCATTCAACTCATCAACAAGTTCGACGATCTTCTCTTTACGAAGAATGACGAGAACTTCGTCGAGGCATTTGCTATTTTCTGTGGCATGGGAATTCACAATACGCACATGTAAATAtgcaagaaataaattattgaaatcgtTTGATAATTAATCGATTGGAACGAATGAATTCCCTAGGATTGATTTTGTTTAACCATTTCTTTAGGTATGAGAAAGCTGTAATAGCGATGGCGAAACAGAGTGTCACGTTAGAAGTGCTCAGTTACCATGCTTCCGCATCATTGGAAGATGCACAAAGATTAAGAGTAAGTCTAGCTTTATAAGTTGGGTATATTAAGGATCAAACGTATTTGactcttcttttatttcttctccAAAGAATTCGAAAATTACTGTTCAATGACGTCCACGTACTTTATATAGCACAAAATAAATCCGATTCCCAATTCTAGGGTTTAAGAGTGCCTTCTGCAGCGTATTTTAAATTGCACGATTTTAAATTCGATGACATTCATATGgaagacgatcaaactctaacAGCTTGTCTTCGGATGTTTTTGGATCTTGACTTCGTAGAACGTTTTCACATCGACTACGATGTTCTTTGTCGCTGGCTTCTTAGTGTAAAAAAGAATTACCGAAACGTCACATATCACAATTGGCGTCACGCGTTCAATGTTGCGCAGATGATGTTTGCCATTTTAACTGTGAGTAAACGTAATGTCATTACGTttaaattgaatgaaattatgttaaaaacgaacgataaatttgtattattttttaggcCACGCAATGGTGGAAAATTTTTGGGGAAATTGAATGTCTCGCGTTAATTATTGCTTGTTTGTGTCACGATTTGGACCACCGGGGCACGAATAATTCTTTCCAAATCAAGTAAGTACAAACGTTCCGAGGAGAAAACATAACTTTGCttaaaaaattaaggtaatacAAAGGGGGAAAATCTTTGTCTAACAGAGCATCTTCGCCATTGGCGCAGCTTTACTCAACATCAACAATGGAACATCATCATTTTGATCAGTGTCTTATGATATTAAGTAGTCAAggaaatcaaattttatcaaatttatctcccgaagaatattctCGCGTGGTAAAAGTTCTCGAAGAAGCAATCCTCTCTACCGATCTAGCGGTTTACTTTCGAAGAAGAGGGGCTTTCCTTACCTTAGCTCAAGGTGGAAGTTACAATTGGGCTTACAGTGATCAGCGAGAACTTTTAAGAGGGATGTTGATGACCGTATGTGATTTGGCAGCCATAACTAAGCCTTGGGATGTTGAAAAGAGAGTGGCAGAATTAGTTAGCAGCGAATTTTTTGAACAAGGAGATATCGAAAGGCGGACTCTCAATATCACTCCTATTGTATGTATCGCTAAATTAAACtttagtatttaattataaCGTAGTTATAAGTAACAGGAAACAATGTAGACATTAACCTAGTTATAAAAGACAGTAATTAAAATAACAGCATTAGATGTATTATGTATCTTTCTAAGTGAAGTTTTTGTAGAGAAATGAATTTCTCTATCGcgcattattaaatataatataatattaaagtaCTAGAAAATCAGACCTAATGATACGtaacatttaaaattgaaacgatTAATTCTTTGATTTTTGAGTAATTGTATACAAAAACAGTAAGAATAACATGTTATGGTAAAGCAAAAATTCTTGTTCTTACTAATAAAAATCTGTAGTATCAACTAAAGGTATATTTGATAGAAGtcattattgaatttttatagatAAACCATTTGCTacttaatatattttgttttattgtaatccAGCatgatataatacattattttataactaatgattttctaattataattactACTAACAGTTAGAAGTTATTTCTGCTTACAATATTGTACATATTACAATTACATAGTTAATTATTCATGATTAAAAAATAGCACCGTTACTCATATGATATTGCAGGACATTATGAACCGGGAAAAGGAGGACCAACTGCCAATGATGCAAGTTGGCTTCATCGATTCGATATGCCTCCCTATTTACGAGGTAACTAGCTTTCTACGCTATCGACAATAGCAAAATACCATCTAAAAAGCAATCatatttgttacaatttttaacTTATCGTTAAATCACATTATCGATCATTTAAGTTAATACaccaataaaagaaatatagtaATAGGGTAATCCAGACAATTGCGTCAAGTTATAACTCCGTTACCGGCACAGTTGCAGAAATATATTAAGAGAGAAAGATCATGTTTTTTTTAGAACTTAAATGGTACATGTGTAATCAACAATTacgttattttttttaaatgtaaatgcaTACATTTTTTCACTTAGATACTCTTGTCATTCTATGTAAAAAAAATCAATACTTCAATAAGTATAGTTGTAAAGAAACTATTAATAAtcgtgatatttaaaaaaaaatctttatCGAAGGAGATTCTCAAACGCTTCATGGCGATTCATCGCTTCAAATCCCATAAATTCTGCGGCGGATGCAACGCAACGGATAATATTGCAGCAATATGTGCAGCAATAACTGGAGATCACCTTAACTCAATTATAGAAACAATTGGAAagtgttgtccgaaatgtttacAGTGCAATGGAGAAGCATTTGAGCATCTTCTTCAATAAAggcatttttaaaaaatatctcgGTAACTAATTTTTTCACCATTGTACGCCAATAGCTTTCTACGTAGAACAAATAAGAGGACTCTGTCTATGTGAAAGGATATACATTTCCATTTAGAAAGAGAATACAGTTGTTGATTGCGCATTCACCATTGCagttctaaaagaaaaaaaagcatgGTTCCACGAATGTGTAGTACTCTTTTCATCTCTCCATTCGTCTCTCTCTTTAACACTTTTCTGCAACTTCATTGGTAAGGAAGTTATAACTCGAATCAATCGTGTGGGTCACCCTGTATATTAACATCAATGTAGCGTTTATAAAATCAGGAATGttgtaaaaaattatactgTCTTTCTAAATCGTAAACTAATATGTTTTAGCATTATATCCATCTGCAATATTATATACAGTTTTGTTGCTTTCACGTTACGTTATTTCACTACATTAAATATGGGGGAGAAGGTTCACGAATTTAATAATTACCCATTATAGTAAATACACAACGTTACTTAATAATGATTCgcaaaatgatataataatttcacTAAAATCGAAATTGACTTGTCACTTTTCTATGATTTCTTTATTGTCTCGTTTCATTAATATACGATAGTCTCCTATTTATTTCCTTTATGTTAGTTTATCGCAATGCTTTCTACTTTTCGTAATAATCTCATCTTGCCTGAATTAATTACACGCTGTTAGTTTCGATAGATTAGTATTTGGATCCTTGTTGTTTCAACACGTTACAAATATTTCTTGCTATTGTTAAACCGAACGtccttaaatataaaatgattttttttaaataggcaTTCGCTTTATTATCGGATAAATTGGAACCGTTGGTCGAAGGTGTTAGAAAGAATAAACAACATTGGCTCGAGATCGCGGAATCCAAGTGTAAAACAGACAACTGCACGAATCACGATAGGACGCTGTCAGTGTCCGATACCGAAGAAACTAGGGAACAGGCGGACCAGTAGTCATTATTTCAATGGACGCGGAAACATGAAATGGAGACAAATGTACACGGATAGTTTCTACCTGTCTTTTTAGAACGAAGAATAAACAGAACACGATGTCAAAGGGAGCAGCAGATGACGATCACTGTCATACGTTTGAAGAGCTTCACACCTTCGTCTCGATACTAGGTATTACAAACATCGTGAgttaatttattcatttctatTAATCATCGCGACATGTTCTTTGTATCGATGGTTCATAGTATTACAAGTATAAAGAAAAAGTTCTTCAAAGCCATATGTAAATCTTCGTTTGTTTCGATGGATCGTTAATCGTATGTGCTGAGCGTTTGccagttttatttatttgcatGTGATTCCAAGTCGAAATTTAATGCAAATAATTCGTCCTACGTTCATTCGAGTatgttaaaagaataaaaattatttctagcAAGATTATCGTGTACGCTTTATACGTTGGTCGATGAAATCAGAGAAATCAAGGAGGCTGAAGGTGATTAGTTTAAGACGATCGAGAAGCTTCGTCCTCTCTAAAAACAGATCAACCCCGAGATGCTACTCTTGTACCTGATCGTATTGTACGTATACTTACTATGGCAGATCTTTGATGTCCAGagaggacgaagaagaagaacgatAGAATATGAGAAATCCAATAGGATCGTAGAAAGCTTCTTTTCTCTTCGTGTGCGAATTCTATTGCGAATTGAAGACCTGTGGCTTGTGACATATTTTATGCTTttacgtataaatataatatcgatGATGAATTACGGCAATGTATTTTTCAgcggaaatatataaaattgtgtAATCCACTAGAATTTCATGCGAAGGATGAAATAACGGTGCTATCGAAGTAGAAAAAATAATACTGTTCGCTCATTAAACGCTTCTTTTCTACCTTCTTTTTTCGTTCGTAGTAACTCATAAAATGACAATGacattgttttattaaaaaatctaaaCAAAACCTTTCGCGAAACGAGATGGAACGAATAAAAACGCGAAATTGAATTTTGAATAcgtattgaaattaaaatgcgTATTATCAAAGTATGTATTGCTTGATCAAAGAGTGGCTTGTCTAaaatttgcttttatttttctcaTTATACGTGTAATTATAATATGTTGTAGATATGTCCGTTTGCAGTATTTTAAGCGATAAGAAAACgacgttatttttatttttgttaacaGGGAACATTGAtagttatacaaattttataccaGTATGGCTTATTAAATTCTTAGTAAATAAGAAATGAAACTGTAAATACATAGGTAACAAAGTGAGTAGAAAAATGCTTATAAGATGCTAAGCATACGTGTATATGAATCTCGTTCTTTGACAAAATTACAGGTCTTCAATTATAGCGAGACAGATGATTCCACGATAATTACGTAAATGCGGGTAAAGAATACACAGTTCTGTCTTGAGATCGCGTTTACAGGGAACTTGTCTCCGATTTATGGACTCGTCCGACCAAGATCGAGTCTTTCGTGTAATTATATAATGTATTCATAAACCAAAGTGTACGTTTATACGTAAAGGTCAATCGTGATTTTTATTACTCGATACCGCAACGATTTTAAACATTGTTGCGCGTGTTAATTATTACGATTAGTAATTAGATGTAACGGGAATTAATTTTCTCGTTGCTTATCTTGCTTATCTTGGATGTTTTGTAACATCGTTTAGATTCGAGTAATCGTTTTCCTCTTCGCACAAAGCTATCGTTTCAGAGTATAACAATTAAGATTTAGGAAATATTTGTAAGAAACGCCACGTCTGTATAATATGTGTCTCTATAATTTCGGATAGGCAAGTTCTTGTTATATCGTAAGGCATATTAACGATTATCATAAATTACGGATCAAAAGAATGAACATATCATTGCGATTTTATTAATGTTGTTAAAAATTCTGACTTGTGTGTTATATCAGTGAACTGTACACTGGCACACATACATCGATACATCGAGGCTTGGAACTAAATAAATGACGTTAAAAGGCGAAGTTTAAACACGTTTGAGTAGGCGGTACGTCGCAAGCATGATATTTTAGtaaatttttttactaaatatctaTTTGTATCACCGAAGGATACTCATTTTTTGGGATGCCTCTCTCGATTTCGCAGTGTTGCATATTGTCAGAGTTACATATCCAACCTCAAGGTAGAAGCGTAGCTTTGCGAAGACGAAAACACTTCAGGATTCGTTCGCGTGTGATCGTTACTTATATTGGTAGTccgtattttatatatgttcCTTTCATCGTTcgaatgttcttttttttctaatcgTTAATGAATTGTCAATTTCAACGACTCCATAATCTTGGAGTAGGAATGTGTAAGAAGTGTGATAAAAATTATTCCGCGTGTCTGTTACAGTGCGAGTGAATGTTATGCCTACAGAAGCGATATAATGTACAGTTTTCGTGTAAATTATTGATACGTCAAAATGGAGTTGTTTAGCGTGTATGTTGTTTACGTTATGATTTAACATATAGTATGAGAGTCATATATTATACCgaacatttaatatattaaaacaagACTAAATTATGTGATATATCTATAACTTATCTTTAGTCATTTTATTTTCCCGTTTTTCAAATCATATCCTATAGATTGAATGCACTGTAACATCAGTAAATATTGCtattaatacatacatacatacatatatgtatatgtacgtttAAACCTAGTCTTATAGACTATTAACTACTTATAGACTATAGAAGATTATTTTCGAGAATTTACCTCTGCAATATCGATGCGATATTTTCACGCTTGAAATTTATGTCGATTCttcaattaatatttactttattCTACCATGTGTgtctattattaaaaaatcattgatACATTTACTTCTGAGTTTGTTCGTTAACACGTGAATTTTAATACGTGACAATAATTTACACGcttgcgtttctttttttttcttttcgttatttTGACAATCAGAAAGCGTTCTTTCTCCGTTATTTCTTTTAAACTTTCGAAGGAAATATTCGTATTGCATGGAATTACAGTATTCTTAATATGTTAATGTGTCATTGAGTTTCGCGAAGGTGCCTATGTTAAATAAAGAaaccatataaatattttattcaacttGATACACGAATTCATTCAGTTCATTCGCACGGTTTACCGTATCTAATACTCTAGATAATCTAGACAGTATACTGTCGAAAAAATGTTTGTTACCATATGCTGTCTGCAACTAACTtgttacattaaaaaaaaaaaagaaaagaattatctagatagtaatataaaaaattttcgaACTACAAGTTCACCGCAAAGTTCATTGCCCCGATTTACGTATATCCCGCTCCAACTAAAAATACGAAGTCCATCACCTGTTGCCTTTCTCTTGACAAAAggaagatatatgtatgtatatacgattTTACTAAATTATGACGATCTAATTATACAATGaagataaaaagtaaaatgaaagGTACAATTGTGCTagatgtaaatattaaaatttatacgtatatgtatactcATTAGTTTTCAATCTCTACATTTTAATCTTTTCAATCTGCAATATTCCGCTTGTTCTACATATTTCAACTGACAGAAGCATTCTCGATGTCATGTAACTAGATAATATACGGCGTATATGGATTATCAATTATAAATTTGATGTTAAAtagtaaagatataaaaataaaatatgcaatTGGGACCTTTTGGTATTAATTCTTCTTAAGCGCAATACAATACAAAGTCTTGATCCGTCATTTGAATAGAACGATTAATTGTACTTTAAAACGTCACCTTAACGGACTGATGACTCATAGCCAGAGAAGGTATGTACGATCATAGAGGAGGCCGGATCAATAGTTGACAAATTGTATTTTGCAATGTGGGTCAATCGGTGACACGTAACGACAACATGATGTTGCAAGCTTGTCTCGATGGACCTTGATTACCGATGCCAGAACCATCATGAAAAATAGccaacaaataatatttttattatagtttCAAATTAAAGGTAACATTGATTAATACAATCGAAAATAAAACATTCGGTTACTCTTGAGTTGGTTGacgatttatttcttcttcaaaATTCTTTTGCAATTACCAGTTAACACCGTGGTATGGTAAAATGTATATGTTGATACAAGGTATGTACAATGATACGAATTTATCGAACGAGCATGATTACCAATGTACTTTAATAACAACAAAACTTTGTAGATCGTAAAAATTGCAGTTTAATATTGATCAAGGAATATCGATACGATTGTATTCTGTAGCTAACTAATATTATGTACAATTGACTGTCGATAATAAAACGTTTATCCTCATCGTATTGTTTACAAAAATAGAATGATTATCGGTATCTCGCAGCGAGATGCGCGTTGATGAACATTTTCGTTAAACGGCTCGTTTGAATTTCAGATTTCGCACGACCGACAACATGATTTCATTTCCGGAATTGACAAGGCGTTCACGAACTTCGCAGTGCCTCAAACGCTGTATAGCTTCGCCATTCACTTTAGTCACTATGTCGCCAGCTTTTAACCCAGCTTGATCGGCCAATCCCCCGAGAGATaccttttaattaaaagaagacgttttatttgattaaatttcaaTGACTATTCGAACATTGCATACTTTTACTAAAACGTTACTACAGTCACATATTGTTACATGCGTTGTAGATACCGTCACAGCAATTGCTACAACTTGCAAGATTGCAATCGAATAAAAAAGCTTCAGAGAAAATGTATTATCGAAGTGATTATAGCGAAGTCGAATTTTACTATTAGAGATCTCGCCGTGGAAACTCGAGGTAACAGCGAAATGCAAGCCAAGGACGAAACTACCGCCGACGAAAATTTGTTGAGATTCACAAATATCTAGCAGTTTCTCATCTACCATTCGATTAATGATTTCCTCTTTTCTCAGAACGATGTTCCGCTGGGCCGGCCGTAGGATTCAGGCCGAAGGAAAACGAGGTCACGCGATCCGATACGAATGCAATGTCGATAAAAATCTCTAAAGCAGAAAACGTGAATATTTTTCGCGATAGTTTTTCCAAATATACGATATTATCGAATCGTGGCGCGATCCACACTTCCAATCAAAAAACACGATGTATTTAACACGTATGAGAATTATTAATCGACTTACTAGCGCGATTCTTGTACGATTGCAATGAATATTAGTAGATTAGAGTAGAGTACATGCTATATATTACTCTGACAACAGTCATCGGAAAGCTAAAGTCGGCCCCTCCGGACAATCGAAAGCCCCAAGCTTGATTGCTGCTTCTAGAGAGTTTTATATCAACGTCCATAGTAATTGAAAGATGATCGCCTGTAACAAAGACACgagatttaataatataattaaaaacagTTGCAAATTAATGTACAGTGATAGAAATCGTTAAAGTACAGTAATCTTTCTTCTTTGAAACtgttacaaaaaataaattacgtaaaaagaattttgaaaatttaccgTAAAGTGAAATTAGTGATGCATCGTAACTAACGAAATTAGCATAAAGGTAAACTGTATATTGAGGAAATTTTTTTATCACTGATAGATAATTGGTTCGTTTcagtttttttttctattttaatatcgaTCGTTTGGATATTACGTATCGATCTTTTTTTCACTGTGAATATCTTAGGTGTAGGTAGAAATTTAAGCTGGAATATCTCCTTTGAGTATTTCCTCTCAGTAAAAATAACGCCAAACGTTTAACTGTGTTATCAGAGAATGTTACTATACGCGTTATTGGGAAGTTTTCAAGGCACAAGGATGAAAAAGTTAACAAGAATCTTGCAATTAATCGAAAGTTACCTACCGATCGTTTAACGATTTATCGGAAGTGGAGTTTGTAGGAAAGTTTCTTGGTCGATTTATGAGATACGATGTAGGAAGAAAGTCAGTCAAACATTTCCACAAATTGGACGATCGAGGCATTACTTTCCAACGTTTTATGTAGCGTTgacgaaattaaaaatagaaatgtatatatactaGCAGTTTCAATTTATAACGAACATAAAATTGATGACAGAGGTTCAACCCTTTAGCCTAATCGAATCCCCGTTTAATTAGATATTTCCCTAATCACGAAAGTGAATGTTCACAAAGGCAACTCAATTTGAAATAGATCGATTTTAACTCTTCTGAACGTAAATATCACGTAACTTATTTGCGATATAAATAAAGCTACACATAAAAAGATACGGGAttcttaaataaagaaattattatatttaaaaaactaaGGATCCGAGTCATCAGTTAACTCGATTAATAGATAGCAATAAATGATTATAAACAAAGCTGAACGCGTTAATTTGATATACTTAAACCCGTGACTAGTTAAGTGTCTCTTGTGAGTGCAAAATTGTGTATAATTTTTTCTCGAAAATCCATACGTTGTGTCAAACACTTGTTCGATTTATCGATACTGAAAACCGATTATTAACACACCGTGTCTCATTGTTTATGATTTTTTAATCACGCGTGATCTTTACTCCATTTTGTTATCGCGCTTAGCGAAGTTCGTTTATTTGAAAATCGACTTATTTGTACGCAAATGTTCGCAATTCAAGCGTTACACAGTGGTAGACAGATGCAAGAAAAGAAATCAACTTCTTTCACTCACCTCAAGTAATACGATAATACGAAAAATCCTTCGAATTTCGATAAAAGGATACGAACTCTGAAGAAGCTCGATCAAAGAGCGAAATGTCGCGGAGACAGATATCCGTCGATAGCATGTACGATGTGTCACGAGTATGCGCACATAAATAAACGATGGCCAATGCCCGAAAGCTGATCATGACTTAATTCGCTATATCACCATTCGCACTATTCTAGAGCAAGTGCAGGGAATACAATGCCGTGGCCAGCTTCGAATTTCGTACTATAGACACATTATACCCTACATACTATTTCAGATGCAACAAGCGTTGCGAGACCGTGCTAGACATGCGGCCGAAACCAAACACACTCCACCCCTTTCTAATTGCATTTATCGGTTCTATCTATACGGGTTGTAATTCATcgtttaataaattgaatttttagatGTATCGAATATCGTCAATTTAACGTAATGGTACGGTCCCgtcgttttaattaataaacttaTAATGTCTACGCGTTTGTTGGAAAAGCCGCGAAAATCGATACAACGCGTCAAACACGCAGAGACATGAAATGAATCTCAAGTATGGCACTGGTCATAAAATTGAACAACTAAAAGAATTCTATTTCATTCGTCGAACGCCGTGAACACACAAAGTAAACATGTTTGTTTTATCATCAAAATCGATTACACAATGTTAATTTCATGACATAAATTGGATGAATATCTTGTGATGTTAACCCGGTCGATTCATAATTATCTCAGCATAAGTGTGCAATGTttcgaacaaaaattaatttcgtttcattAGTTTAATGTACCGTGTATGAAAGAATCGCCGCGGTGTATGGATATCTATTTTAGAAAAGCGATgtaagatattatttttatgtatataatgtatttATGTTAGTATATTTTGTAAAGTTTGCTTCACACGTAAGATCGGTAAAAAGGTACTGTATTACCATAATTACTAGGCCCTTATATTTCTCCGAGATAACGAAAAGCATCATTAAGTATTTCCTTCACTTCTTAAGAACAGCTTCTCATTGAAATGCTGAAGTACCGCTACGAGTACTGGGTACTTGCTTCTAAGAACGAGTCACACAGTGCAATATTGGCCGTTTCAACGGTCTAGTCGATTCAAAGGCGCACCTATTTTAAGGTTTAATTGGccgaaataaaattgtttggtACAATAAATTTACTGCCGATTTACGTTCAACTTCGGCTTTTACTATACTATTGTATGTTTCGGAAAATGGCATTCGTTTTAGAGCGAACGAAGCGCGATAATTCTATTCTCATGTAGACTAAAAAATAGGcttttttagaaaaaaattaaaatattttgagatAGTGCAGAAGTAGAActgtataaattttatacacAGGTCTATTTATTATTCGCATAAATTCTAGGTATCTCGGAATTTTCTACTATACTTTTAAGAAAAACGGAGCCAATAcacgatataaatattaatggaTCAGTAGAAACCAATtgtagaatttcattttctacCAAGTCATTTATAGAGGCACCTAATTCCATTcgtcaaataattaatttttcgatACAACGGACTACTGACGTACTTTGGTAGAGAAATGTCAATAATTCTTTGAACCAcgagtatttatttatatatatatttatatacagtttTCATAAATCTTGCAAACTATTTAATTTACTGCGCAATTAACTATGcaattagaattttataaattctactGGAATCCTCCGACTGCCAAGGACCAATCCAGACATAGTTAAACATTAAATTAGTATTCAATCTGCAAGGATATCATgcgtttataaaatacatatgcatgtatatatatatatcatagtttgtagtataaatatacagttacaaataaattactttCATTATGGTAACTTATTTTATCATTCATGGTTATCAGATGCTACAtctattaatttcttatttatcaGATCGCACCGAAGAGGAAGTTTAGAGAgaagataaaaaatttcttatgtaattagaataaaaaattatgcaCGATATGAGAAATAAGAGGAAAATAATAATCGTCATCATCATACGTACCAACTTTATAATTCCACAAAGGGATTAGTACCTGTTTAACTTGCATCCtactgtatatttctttatcaacttcaaatatttataagtagtatttaatgttaaaaaaagaagaagaaagaaaaatgaagctATGAACCAAGATTAAAAGATTGGATTAAAGATAACGTACAAAACATCAGTTATTGGTTAAAAAATGAACTTATCAAACTTTGAACGTGCTTTGTGTAAAATCATAACCCATTTCCGAATATTGTCCTTTATTCGGTgatcaaattttgtcagcggTGCTGGTTATATAATGCGATTCTCATTATTTCTAATTAGTTTTCATATATCTTGCaaagtatttaatttattgCGCAATTAACTGTGCAATTAGAATTCTATAAATGCTACAAGAATCTTCCGACTGTCAAGGACCAATCTAAACATAGTTAAACATTAAATTAGCGTTCAATCTGCAAGAATATCACGCGTTTATAAAATTAGGAGTGGACTAATTAATGTTACGATACTAGTGTAAGATAAACTTATAGCTTAAGATACACCAATTAGTGGATAAGTCGTACTAGTTTGCATAAAATAGAATGTAAATATTTCAGCGTGAGAAATATcgagaaattgtaaaataatcatCAGTTCTGTTGTATATAAACGAATTTTGATTCATACCATACATATAACTGAACCAGAATAAATTAGAACGTAACTGAAAGCTGTTCTTTTAATTCAAGCGTAAAACtattaacgaataatttttcgaaatgaCTATCTATAAACAACGAcgtttattttgaataataaaaacgaACACAGAATCGATCTGCATgtagaagaaacgaaaaaattctGTAATTCACCGCCGTATTGAGGGGCAACGTTTTATCATAGAACGATAGAGCTTTTCAAATCGTTTCAATGTTTTCATCTAATTGCAATC
The Bombus terrestris chromosome 10, iyBomTerr1.2, whole genome shotgun sequence genome window above contains:
- the LOC100644530 gene encoding dual 3',5'-cyclic-AMP and -GMP phosphodiesterase 11 isoform X3; the protein is MNNKEISYIWLKLGTRNAVKLAASAGNPSAAVAASAHPPVLWSSRRKPVGLHLRSIEEPRMTAETAAPCVQGMQGVQTAMAGQGTLQQVQDGKSAGGYYSSTSAVYDPEYARMEAWLDEHPDFVNDYFLRKVTRQTVDMWLVSHATPTSSSSSCMELSSPTHAGGTSSSGRGGSGGSGATTPVRKISAHEFERGGLLKPIVNTIDGTPTFLSVSPGDSGQPGGQQVSSGNAGRPQRRSRHELRHLDEKDLIFELVKDICNELDVRSLCHKILQNVSTLLHADRGSLFLVQGERGGGCMPSSQNYDSSSNHSTDNANSGRTGNGSSEQRGTGYSRSRCLVSKLFDVCSRSTLLEMEKKDEIKIPWGTGIVGYVAESGEPVNIPDAYKDARFNREIDALTGYRTRALLCMPIKDCNGDVIGVAQVINKLGGESQFTTQDEKIFAGYLQFCGIGLRNAQLYEKSQLEVKRNQVLLDLARMIFEEQSTIEHMVLRILTHTQSLIQCQRVQVLLVHKASKGSFSRVFDFEANDLTGEDSDSRTSPFEGRFPINVGITCYVATTGETVNIPNAYEDPRFDPSVDDGSGFRHRTILCMPIKNSSGQIIGVIQLINKFDDLLFTKNDENFVEAFAIFCGMGIHNTHMYEKAVIAMAKQSVTLEVLSYHASASLEDAQRLRGLRVPSAAYFKLHDFKFDDIHMEDDQTLTACLRMFLDLDFVERFHIDYDVLCRWLLSVKKNYRNVTYHNWRHAFNVAQMMFAILTATQWWKIFGEIECLALIIACLCHDLDHRGTNNSFQIKASSPLAQLYSTSTMEHHHFDQCLMILSSQGNQILSNLSPEEYSRVVKVLEEAILSTDLAVYFRRRGAFLTLAQGGSYNWAYSDQRELLRGMLMTVCDLAAITKPWDVEKRVAELVSSEFFEQGDIERRTLNITPIDIMNREKEDQLPMMQVGFIDSICLPIYEAFALLSDKLEPLVEGVRKNKQHWLEIAESKCKTDNCTNHDRTLSVSDTEETREQADQ
- the LOC100644530 gene encoding dual 3',5'-cyclic-AMP and -GMP phosphodiesterase 11 isoform X5; this encodes MQLKKAMLKIFDQCLHLRSIEEPRMTAETAAPCVQGMQGVQTAMAGQGTLQQVQDGKSAGGYYSSTSAVYDPEYARMEAWLDEHPDFVNDYFLRKVTRQTVDMWLVSHATPTSSSSSCMELSSPTHAGGTSSSGRGGSGGSGATTPVRKISAHEFERGGLLKPIVNTIDGTPTFLSVSPGDSGQPGGQQVSSGNAGRPQRRSRHELRHLDEKDLIFELVKDICNELDVRSLCHKILQNVSTLLHADRGSLFLVQGERGGGCMPSSQNYDSSSNHSTDNANSGRTGNGSSEQRGTGYSRSRCLVSKLFDVCSRSTLLEMEKKDEIKIPWGTGIVGYVAESGEPVNIPDAYKDARFNREIDALTGYRTRALLCMPIKDCNGDVIGVAQVINKLGGESQFTTQDEKIFAGYLQFCGIGLRNAQLYEKSQLEVKRNQVLLDLARMIFEEQSTIEHMVLRILTHTQSLIQCQRVQVLLVHKASKGSFSRVFDFEANDLTGEDSDSRTSPFEGRFPINVGITCYVATTGETVNIPNAYEDPRFDPSVDDGSGFRHRTILCMPIKNSSGQIIGVIQLINKFDDLLFTKNDENFVEAFAIFCGMGIHNTHMYEKAVIAMAKQSVTLEVLSYHASASLEDAQRLRGLRVPSAAYFKLHDFKFDDIHMEDDQTLTACLRMFLDLDFVERFHIDYDVLCRWLLSVKKNYRNVTYHNWRHAFNVAQMMFAILTATQWWKIFGEIECLALIIACLCHDLDHRGTNNSFQIKASSPLAQLYSTSTMEHHHFDQCLMILSSQGNQILSNLSPEEYSRVVKVLEEAILSTDLAVYFRRRGAFLTLAQGGSYNWAYSDQRELLRGMLMTVCDLAAITKPWDVEKRVAELVSSEFFEQGDIERRTLNITPIDIMNREKEDQLPMMQVGFIDSICLPIYEAFALLSDKLEPLVEGVRKNKQHWLEIAESKCKTDNCTNHDRTLSVSDTEETREQADQ